The Staphylothermus marinus F1 genome has a segment encoding these proteins:
- the moaC gene encoding cyclic pyranopterin monophosphate synthase MoaC — protein MVDVSGKRVVFREAVAEGVIRLRPETVRRIREGRVEKGDVLTVTSVAAIQAVKKASELLPLCHNIPITYVGVDYEFIGDDRIRVVVTVRTTAQTGVEMDALTGVSIALLNIWDMVKKYEKDEKGQYPETWIEKIRVVSKIKKE, from the coding sequence ATGGTTGATGTGTCGGGTAAGAGGGTTGTTTTTCGTGAGGCTGTTGCTGAGGGGGTTATTAGGCTTAGGCCTGAGACTGTTAGGAGGATTAGGGAGGGTAGGGTTGAGAAGGGTGATGTTTTAACTGTGACTAGTGTTGCTGCTATTCAGGCTGTTAAGAAGGCTTCGGAGCTTTTGCCTTTGTGCCATAATATTCCTATAACTTATGTTGGTGTTGACTATGAGTTTATTGGTGATGATAGGATCAGGGTTGTTGTTACTGTTAGAACAACTGCTCAGACAGGTGTTGAAATGGATGCATTAACAGGTGTATCTATAGCGTTGCTGAATATATGGGATATGGTTAAGAAGTATGAGAAGGATGAGAAGGGACAGTATCCTGAGACATGGATTGAAAAGATAAGGGTGGTTTCTAAGATTAAAAAAGAATAA
- the argS gene encoding arginine--tRNA ligase yields the protein MIQSYIGVSDCLENILVEALSSVLGEDEKVVREYFSSKRIKITKTPDPKLGDYGLALHYLFHKYRISRDDWENIASRIINYLESRGLLGKCYASRAEYVNGYINFYIDYNLMKDIIFENYLSKKIFDQIKSFGKGEKIVVEHTSANPVHPLHVGSGRNAVIGNTYANLLRYLGFNVEERFYVNDMGRQVAVLVYGYRIVKNEKLVPPPNMKIDHWIGAIYALTNILIHKLVVEREIHVLEEKLRGELETILRETEKFMENNNLYPLVELSITIENLLKKYRIKHYIGEIITESIKSIEKIVKILSSKGYKHISKYYEEKHDELKKYEKKYKDLLMEQNEYSDSENKFAETYPELYVALKKNITDPDKAEEEIRKYMKKYEEGDEEVGVLFREVSEQTLKGFRETLSRLGIVFDSYDWESSHIIRELAWNVIRESEKLPYSSREEGALIIDLDKAAEEHLFIKKLFGKDQPGKLVVQRSDGTSLYTTRDIAYSIYKFKYLGASKVYNVIAVEQTREQKQVKATLYLLGYRDEAEKLVHFTYEMVNLKGMRMSGRRGQYYSLDELLEDYVKAIAKSYVESQIKRIGGLESSIPINLDELKKVFEKLAVADSRALLLSIDPSKVLTFDHRRLEEYNMGSWILYTFVRLQGILRKWLGVEPLTNIDKLLVEANKLYNTLKNKEIDLNLLERNILENLLEYPSILYKSYSELKPNKLLEYTSNLCMNINKLYETVPVLGEKDQYKRSFRILLVIVTTLILKDLVEIMGFPTITKI from the coding sequence ATGATTCAGAGCTATATAGGGGTAAGTGATTGTCTCGAAAACATTCTAGTAGAGGCATTGTCTAGTGTTTTAGGAGAGGATGAAAAGGTTGTGAGAGAATATTTTAGTAGTAAGAGAATAAAGATCACTAAGACACCTGATCCTAAGCTTGGCGATTACGGGTTAGCTCTCCACTACTTATTCCACAAGTATAGAATTAGCAGGGATGATTGGGAAAATATTGCTTCTAGGATAATCAATTATTTGGAGAGTAGGGGTCTTCTCGGTAAATGCTATGCTAGTAGAGCTGAATATGTTAATGGATATATCAATTTCTACATAGATTATAACTTGATGAAAGACATTATATTCGAAAATTATCTCTCCAAGAAAATATTTGATCAAATAAAGAGTTTTGGTAAGGGAGAAAAAATAGTTGTTGAGCATACTAGTGCAAATCCTGTTCACCCACTACATGTTGGTAGTGGGAGAAACGCTGTCATAGGAAACACGTATGCTAACCTACTCAGATATTTAGGCTTTAATGTTGAGGAGAGATTCTATGTAAACGATATGGGTAGGCAAGTTGCTGTACTAGTATATGGGTATAGGATTGTTAAGAACGAAAAACTAGTTCCTCCTCCAAATATGAAAATAGATCACTGGATTGGAGCAATATATGCATTAACCAATATATTGATCCATAAACTAGTGGTTGAGAGAGAAATACATGTTCTCGAAGAAAAACTACGCGGAGAACTAGAAACAATACTCAGGGAAACCGAGAAGTTCATGGAAAACAATAACTTATACCCACTAGTAGAGCTATCCATAACAATAGAGAACCTATTAAAGAAATACAGGATAAAACACTACATTGGAGAAATAATAACTGAATCAATAAAATCAATCGAAAAAATAGTTAAGATTCTCTCAAGCAAGGGATACAAGCATATAAGTAAATACTATGAGGAGAAACATGATGAACTGAAAAAATATGAGAAGAAATACAAGGATCTATTAATGGAGCAGAACGAATATAGTGATTCTGAGAACAAGTTTGCTGAAACATATCCAGAACTATATGTTGCGTTGAAAAAGAACATAACCGATCCAGACAAGGCTGAGGAGGAGATCAGGAAATATATGAAGAAATATGAGGAGGGAGATGAAGAAGTAGGTGTATTATTCAGAGAAGTTTCAGAACAAACACTAAAAGGTTTCAGAGAGACACTGTCAAGGCTTGGAATAGTTTTTGATTCATATGATTGGGAGAGTAGCCATATTATAAGAGAACTTGCATGGAATGTGATCAGGGAATCAGAGAAGCTACCCTATTCTAGTAGGGAGGAGGGAGCATTAATCATAGATCTCGATAAAGCCGCTGAAGAACACTTATTTATCAAGAAGTTATTCGGCAAAGACCAGCCCGGTAAACTGGTTGTTCAGAGAAGTGATGGAACAAGCCTCTATACTACCAGAGATATAGCATACTCAATATACAAGTTCAAGTATTTGGGGGCGAGCAAAGTATATAATGTTATAGCTGTTGAGCAGACAAGAGAGCAGAAACAAGTAAAGGCAACTCTCTACCTTCTAGGATATAGGGATGAAGCTGAGAAACTAGTTCATTTCACATATGAAATGGTTAATTTGAAAGGTATGAGGATGAGTGGTCGTAGAGGTCAATATTATAGTTTAGATGAACTATTAGAAGACTATGTTAAAGCTATTGCTAAATCATATGTTGAAAGCCAAATTAAGAGGATCGGAGGACTAGAATCGAGTATACCAATAAATTTGGATGAATTGAAAAAGGTTTTCGAAAAACTAGCAGTTGCTGATTCAAGAGCACTACTATTATCGATTGATCCATCCAAGGTATTAACATTTGATCATAGGAGACTAGAAGAATACAATATGGGTTCATGGATACTATACACATTTGTCCGGTTGCAAGGCATTCTTAGGAAATGGCTTGGAGTAGAGCCGTTAACAAATATTGATAAACTACTGGTTGAAGCAAACAAACTATATAATACATTGAAGAATAAAGAGATTGACCTAAATTTACTGGAGAGAAACATACTCGAAAACCTACTAGAATACCCCTCAATACTGTATAAATCATATAGTGAGCTGAAACCAAACAAATTACTAGAATACACAAGCAATCTATGCATGAACATAAACAAACTATACGAAACAGTCCCCGTTCTCGGAGAAAAAGATCAATATAAGAGAAGCTTTAGAATACTCTTAGTAATAGTAACAACTCTAATTCTAAAAGACCTAGTAGAAATAATGGGTTTCCCAACAATAACAAAAATATAG
- a CDS encoding DUF6036 family nucleotidyltransferase has protein sequence MGRGESSVEDENLAEKLYNEYIGFMRKIVDTNDLLKKYMLFIGFLNNWFIENDLGYIVVTGGFAVEVFTGQAYRTMDVDLIASNSRVAKILELFLEKIGEKIARGYILGDEQLLSKSIDIVSTTYTRRKNPVKIIVNSYHVYVDPPEELIISYLAGWKYRGATEDRDKAIWLYIVLKDMLDKEYLYTRAREDDVVDKLKFLEELVK, from the coding sequence TTGGGAAGGGGAGAATCGAGTGTTGAGGATGAAAATCTAGCTGAGAAGCTATATAATGAGTACATAGGGTTTATGAGGAAAATAGTTGACACGAATGATTTGTTAAAGAAATATATGTTGTTCATAGGTTTTCTCAACAATTGGTTTATAGAGAATGATTTGGGATATATAGTTGTTACGGGAGGGTTCGCGGTTGAGGTATTTACTGGGCAAGCCTATAGAACAATGGATGTTGATCTTATAGCAAGCAATAGTAGAGTTGCTAAAATCCTAGAATTGTTCCTTGAAAAAATAGGCGAGAAGATCGCAAGGGGATATATACTAGGCGATGAACAATTATTATCGAAGTCCATAGACATAGTATCTACAACATATACTCGTAGAAAAAATCCTGTGAAGATCATTGTAAATAGTTATCATGTATACGTAGATCCGCCCGAAGAACTTATTATATCATATCTAGCAGGCTGGAAATACCGGGGAGCAACAGAGGACAGAGATAAAGCTATTTGGCTATATATTGTTTTAAAAGACATGCTTGACAAAGAATACCTATACACTCGAGCCCGAGAAGATGACGTTGTTGATAAGCTTAAATTCCTGGAAGAGCTTGTTAAATAG